A segment of the Carya illinoinensis cultivar Pawnee chromosome 1, C.illinoinensisPawnee_v1, whole genome shotgun sequence genome:
ACTTCAATCCTCATTTACTCCTCACTTACATCACAAAGTCTATAAATTGGGACCTTGTACTCAACTTCTTAATCAGAGAAAATCTCCACACACAAGAAGAGAGCGAAACTACTGAGGAGAACAGTATGGGGAGAGTCCTGGCAATGATGGTGGCGCTATCTATGGTTGCGCTAGTCGTGGCACAAAGTCGTGAGGAGTCTTTCTGGAAAGAACCAGAACCAACCCCATCTCCCCCTTCCCCACCAGAGGAAGCACCACCAGCCGGcggtggtggaggtggtggCGGCGGCGGAAGTGGAGGTGGCGGCGGCGGCGGTGGCGGTGATGATTGTGGTAAAGATTGTGAAGTGACGTGTTGGATCTGGAAACATGTCCCCACGCATTACGCTATTTGCTTAGACCTTTGTAAGGGACACTGCAAGCAGTTCACCGTCTCTGATGCCATCCATAATTGCACCTTTGCTTGTGCTGACTCAATGGCCACCAAGTTTGGCTCAGGTATATCATGTTCAAGAACAAAAGAATCCTAATCTTAGTATTTGctaattttctatttaaaaaaccAACAACTTATATAATGTTTCAATTTTTAGGATATGCATGCAGGTTTGTTAATGTGTTGTCTATTATCGTATGCTAGCTAATTCTTTGCTGTTGATTCCGCTGATGCAGATAAAGAAGATTATGTGGATGTCTGCTTCAACAAGTGCAGGAAGAAGGGTAATTAGCATCATGTGCTTGTGATAAAATATAAGACAATGAGATGAGTCTTATATGATTAATGCAAATAAATGCTTCAAATGTCATAGAGTTCTAGCTCTTTTCTTGTTGTCTTCGGCAAtttatatgcaatatatatgaaaaaaaaaaattgtcatctCGAGGCCAAGGAATTGTccagtgtattttattttcttgtgaacATTAACCGGACAATCTAATAGTAAACAGGCACTTGAACAGATAATTATATGAATCCTACCTtatgaagggaaaaaaatagaatattagaaaCTCCTAagattatctcattattatcaCATCCCGTTTGTGTGATATGCAAATATGGTGAGATTGGTTATAATAATGACGGAGATACTCTATATTAATGATCTACCTTTATATTAACGTTGGCAAGAGGTTTAAGTTTGCGAACTCCATACActtccattacttatttaagtgatcagtaaaaataaataatgagaaaaatgaaatacTATACAGCAATTAAAGTTGTCAAACAGACAACAATGGCTCGTTTATGTGTTAATGTGATTTCAAATAATTTGAGATAGTTTTGTAGAGATAGATATACTCTTCATCCAAACACACACAACTTATTTCATCTAAAATAACCTCACTTTTTCATCTTAACTTAGCACTGTTCATTGATGaggcttttattattattctatcACTACAACAGTAATTAATTAGTCATTGATGGGATCTACAActgttttaacttttcataaaagttaattaaatatatctcaacctatttaatataattaaacgcTTACATCTCAATAGGATTCACAAAACTCATTcaaatatattaacttactactatttacagataaattcaaatcatctaagatacaactcttaatatctaaatagaGCCAATTGTTACATAACATACTTCGTGTGTTGTTTTCTATTCTTCTTTAGTCTTAGAATTTAAGAAGAACTCTAGAAAGTCATAATTAGAACAATATTCACACaagtatttaattaaattattaaagagTTTGAttaatcactacaagaaaaatagtcttTTGCGACCAATTTATTGTAACGAATTTGGTTGCTAATAATCTTTTCgttgaataaattataaattgataGTAAAAgaccgtttttcttgtagtgaatattTTTACCGATGATAATAGTAGTCAATAACTGCATCATTAATTTCAGTCAACTTTAGAAGAGGTATGGAGTTCAAAAACCATCTTTGTTGAGATTAGGTTGGAATGTGACGTGCTGTAGGATGATGTGCAAAGACCCCATTTGGtgtttataaataaagttgGAAATTCATAATGCTCATGTATGGCAAGTATTTGACCGTACGTTATTGACTACTAGTTGCCACTAAAACCAGGTGCTTCTATAGAAATGTTTGTTTTAGGGTTCTGCGAACTATTTCCTGTATAATCCACataaatgtttttcttttagatTCAAGCATGACGCCAAAAATTGGTAATTTTTCACTGCAAATCAACTAAAAAGTGGCTATTTTCGTTTATCccacaaaataataaaaccaaacaggaaaaaaaagaaactatgATATTCAGAGATTACCATGGCTTGATAacaaaacaagagagagagagagagagagagagagagatcagttGTACCATGGATGGATGATTGGGTTTGGTGGTGAAATGGAGTTTTGagagcatgagagagagagagtgagagattaCTAAAATGGAGACCATGCTGGGGTTCACGGGAGGGGAGACGGCGCATGTGGTTGGGAGGGGGGGAGGGGAGGAAAGAGAGAATGGAGGGAAAGTATCGGGATGGGAAAAGAGAAATAAGGGAGGAAAAgtgagttttaattttaaaaatatttgtggcGGTTCATTATCGCCGCAAAATCTACTAAGTTGATTGTTGCAAAAATTAATAAACGCTTTCAGTGTATCTAGCAGAATTATCTATGTCGACAAAAAGtagtttttactaattatttttgcTCGCTGGGCATGATCTCGCtgctaaaattttatttattttttatgagtagtttttatttcatcttggaaaaaaaaaaacacgtggGAAATGGGCATATCTGTTGTAGTGAGGTTAGAGCACCCAAATAAATTAGATTAATGGAAGTTCCAATAATGGCCAAAATTTCAAACCCCAATTTATTGTCTACTCGTTTATggtaagagaaatgatatttgcagtcgtggttgtgcaagcggcgtgcagtcgctttgaaaaaaataaattaatatgggacccacatgaaaaaaaaactaacgttttaatcgtagaccccacactttttcaaaacgattgcgcaGCGTTTGCAATTTcacgattgtatgtagcattgctcttatGGTAAAGTTTTCCAAAACTATGAGCTCATGGTCTTTTGCTCAGCTTGTAATTTGACACTGTTTCAATGGATCGAAAGAAGAAAGTGCGGGTCGATATAATTAAGGAGATTGCACGAggagattttattttgttttgatgtaaaaataatatatatgttggcATATTTTTATGACCAAATTTACTCTAATCAAGTTGTACGTCATTGTTGAggtagcatatatatatataatatatatatatatatttatatacatgtattactgttaattgcatatatatatatatttatatatttcttggaatgGGTCATTGTTGAGGTTGCAAGTTGGGTCTTTTAGAGGTACATTAATGTACATAAGAACAATTTGTAACAAGATGGATAGGCTGGCCACGAAGCATGGTTGTTCattttgaagaggtttttcaaaTGATTTTCCATGCACTTTGTAATTACCAAGATGATCATCTctatattgattattttatttctttattaaaatttggttttgatatgtgatatcTAGATTTATAACCgatctaaataattaaaattgtttggatctcatgtaattatatatatatatatatattggtctggtttttgtttgttaatTTTCTGCTCAACGTGATTTTTCACATTAaaatt
Coding sequences within it:
- the LOC122303311 gene encoding small cysteine and glycine repeat-containing protein 8-like, with protein sequence MGRVLAMMVALSMVALVVAQSREESFWKEPEPTPSPPSPPEEAPPAGGGGGGGGGGSGGGGGGGGGDDCGKDCEVTCWIWKHVPTHYAICLDLCKGHCKQFTVSDAIHNCTFACADSMATKFGSDKEDYVDVCFNKCRKKGN